The Borrelia hispanica CRI genome has a window encoding:
- the recB gene encoding exodeoxyribonuclease V subunit beta encodes MKEIIDKIKNNDKILIEASAGTGKTYTLEHIITNLLTTTMYTPNEILVLTFTRKATEEMHTRILKSIEHIYQNAKTDILLKNIYEQSNKIFISTINKFALYSLNNFQIETENFSKYTVKENFTSEIDEIIYEFLRKENSLKKELQIKDDEFEIFKSKFTNTKDMIQALRQSYKRHKTQELGDWLEAQITFKQILQNKERLLCNYNTIIDELEEMSTEEKRTFLNKHNQGIKISEIEYSHATDIIHITEMLTNNKFLCKIIEANLKKNVTLSPKELSIQTSLIQLSNETNTNKENKNTLKRFIILKVEYKILQYIEKELENTIINTTNVIDQKHIMTNFKKHLESSEHKLLTSIKNRHKIILIDEAQDLDQTQIKIFELLNSCGIKIVFIADPKQIIYTFRNADISFYNQGIKDKIKKDARITLLTNYRSNKKLVKPLNIMFERIYNKTHTDKIEQIEFVQLQTEPKNDNNKIFINDQEIKAINIIQAEENDNVFQKTALIIKYLLLNGKIYDNNQLRQIEKSDIKVLCRTSKEINFIDRELKNNNIKTHKTKEPFFKTKEFNEIFYLVKCLSRKQDFKTLNYVLTSKMINLPWELHLNLIKNNEIKNIEEAISEIIYLFENQEITLMQAIDEIISKQDLWLNLAKELNNEEFTKFAQSKQNYKENLINENKFEELQNYESSLNFILKTYYKDKNIESLICVLEDLILGRDIENIEQYEEQTNNDNQSIEILTIHKSKGLGFNIVFLIGDTQNNDTLIKKTDIFYKYYLDNKIKYDFLKLKENQQLAKNKILNEEKNIFYVGTTRSKFALFIINQGTIINKMLALAEINTIDGINLNFNISNLNNYHQYNQLDINNDQQKAITLIPPPPINKYLFRQEYIHSYTSLTSSYNTINQNITDDETYDNDAINNKNTLPKGKDIGNILHEIMRDINFNDAKDSLINFKKNNSMLIQQKIEYFNSKLNTPTIQELLIKMIYNMLNTKINFIDAKLCEIQELQKEMEFLIKINTKIYTQMSLFKQYNRLDFMLNDGYIKGIIDLIFKINNKIYILDYKTNYLGEDLQDYRLSNLTKKMKQENYDLQYKIYTLGIKKILFKNQEEYEKHFGGVIYLFTRAFQEDIQTQDQTQNGIYSTIPNFQELELEQIYLQLKH; translated from the coding sequence ATGAAAGAAATAATAGATAAAATCAAAAACAACGACAAAATATTAATTGAAGCTTCAGCAGGAACTGGCAAAACATACACACTAGAACACATTATCACAAATCTACTTACAACTACAATGTATACTCCAAACGAAATTCTGGTATTAACATTTACAAGAAAAGCAACGGAAGAAATGCATACTAGAATATTAAAATCAATTGAACATATATATCAAAATGCAAAAACAGACATTTTATTAAAAAATATTTATGAACAATCAAACAAAATATTTATATCAACCATAAATAAATTTGCATTATACTCTCTAAACAATTTTCAAATAGAAACAGAAAATTTTTCAAAATACACAGTAAAAGAAAATTTTACATCAGAAATAGACGAAATAATTTATGAATTTTTAAGAAAAGAAAATTCACTCAAAAAAGAATTACAAATCAAAGATGATGAATTTGAAATTTTCAAATCTAAATTTACAAATACAAAAGACATGATTCAAGCTTTAAGGCAAAGTTATAAAAGACACAAGACTCAAGAACTTGGAGATTGGTTAGAAGCTCAAATAACTTTTAAACAAATACTTCAAAATAAAGAAAGATTACTTTGTAATTACAATACAATAATAGATGAATTAGAAGAAATGAGCACAGAAGAAAAAAGGACTTTTCTCAACAAACATAATCAAGGAATAAAAATATCAGAAATAGAATATAGCCACGCAACGGATATAATACACATTACAGAAATGCTTACAAACAATAAATTTTTATGCAAAATAATAGAGGCTAATTTAAAGAAAAATGTTACTCTATCACCCAAAGAATTAAGCATACAAACTTCTCTAATACAACTTAGCAATGAAACAAACACAAATAAAGAAAATAAAAACACACTAAAAAGATTTATTATTCTCAAAGTTGAATACAAAATACTTCAATATATAGAAAAAGAACTTGAAAATACCATTATTAATACAACAAACGTAATAGACCAAAAACATATAATGACAAATTTTAAAAAACATTTAGAATCTTCTGAACATAAACTATTAACTTCAATTAAAAATAGACATAAAATCATACTAATAGATGAAGCACAAGATTTAGATCAAACACAAATAAAAATATTTGAATTGCTTAACTCTTGTGGAATCAAAATAGTATTTATAGCTGATCCAAAACAAATAATTTATACATTTAGAAATGCTGATATATCATTTTACAATCAAGGCATAAAAGATAAAATTAAAAAAGATGCAAGGATAACTCTATTAACAAATTACAGATCAAATAAAAAGTTAGTCAAACCTTTAAATATTATGTTTGAACGTATCTATAATAAAACACACACAGATAAAATTGAACAAATAGAATTTGTTCAATTGCAAACTGAACCTAAAAATGACAACAATAAAATTTTTATAAATGATCAAGAAATAAAAGCAATAAATATAATACAAGCTGAAGAAAATGATAATGTATTCCAAAAGACAGCATTAATAATAAAATATTTATTATTAAACGGAAAAATTTATGATAATAATCAACTAAGACAAATTGAAAAATCAGATATAAAAGTACTATGCAGAACAAGCAAAGAAATAAATTTCATAGACAGAGAACTTAAAAATAATAATATAAAAACTCATAAAACCAAAGAACCTTTTTTTAAAACAAAAGAATTCAACGAAATTTTCTATCTAGTCAAATGTCTAAGTAGAAAACAAGATTTTAAAACTTTAAATTACGTCTTAACTAGCAAAATGATAAATTTACCATGGGAACTACATCTAAATTTAATTAAAAATAACGAAATAAAAAATATAGAAGAAGCAATTAGTGAAATAATATATTTATTTGAAAATCAAGAAATAACATTAATGCAAGCAATAGATGAAATCATATCAAAACAAGATTTATGGCTCAATCTTGCAAAAGAGCTTAATAATGAGGAATTCACTAAATTTGCACAATCAAAACAAAATTACAAAGAAAATTTGATAAATGAAAATAAATTTGAAGAGCTTCAAAACTATGAATCAAGTCTAAATTTCATTTTAAAAACTTACTATAAAGACAAAAACATAGAATCATTAATTTGTGTTCTAGAAGATCTAATACTTGGCAGAGATATTGAAAATATTGAACAATATGAGGAACAAACTAATAATGACAATCAATCCATAGAAATTTTAACCATTCACAAATCAAAAGGTTTGGGTTTTAATATCGTATTTTTAATAGGTGATACTCAAAATAACGATACTCTAATAAAAAAAACAGACATATTTTACAAATATTACCTAGACAATAAAATAAAATATGATTTTTTAAAATTAAAAGAAAATCAACAATTGGCTAAAAATAAAATTTTAAATGAAGAAAAAAACATTTTTTATGTAGGAACAACAAGATCAAAGTTTGCACTATTTATTATCAATCAAGGCACAATAATAAATAAAATGTTAGCATTAGCAGAAATAAATACAATTGATGGAATAAACCTAAATTTTAATATATCTAACTTAAACAACTATCATCAATATAATCAATTAGACATCAATAATGATCAACAAAAAGCAATAACATTAATCCCTCCACCACCAATAAATAAATATCTATTTAGACAAGAATATATACATAGCTATACAAGTCTTACATCAAGCTATAATACTATAAATCAAAATATAACAGATGATGAGACTTATGATAATGACGCAATTAACAATAAAAACACACTTCCAAAGGGAAAAGATATTGGAAATATTTTACATGAAATAATGAGAGATATAAATTTTAATGATGCAAAAGACAGTCTAATCAATTTTAAAAAAAACAATAGTATGCTTATACAACAAAAAATAGAATATTTCAATTCAAAACTAAATACACCTACAATACAAGAACTACTAATAAAGATGATTTATAATATGCTAAATACAAAAATTAATTTTATTGATGCAAAATTATGTGAAATTCAAGAATTACAAAAAGAAATGGAATTTTTAATTAAAATAAATACAAAAATTTATACACAAATGTCCCTATTCAAACAATATAATAGATTAGATTTCATGTTAAATGACGGATATATAAAAGGAATTATTGACCTGATATTTAAAATAAACAATAAAATATATATTTTAGACTATAAAACAAACTATCTTGGAGAAGATCTGCAAGATTATCGATTATCCAACTTAACAAAAAAAATGAAACAAGAAAATTATGACTTACAGTATAAAATCTATACATTAGGAATAAAAAAAATACTCTTTAAAAATCAAGAAGAATATGAAAAACATTTTGGGGGAGTCATATACCTCTTTACAAGAGCATTTCAAGAAGACATTCAAACACAAGATCAAACACAAAATGGAATTTACTCCACCATACCAAATTTTCAAGAATTAGAATTAGAACAAATATATTTACAACTAAAACATTAA
- the pfkB gene encoding 1-phosphofructokinase, translating into MIYTLTLNPAIDYKIVVEGFQQEHLNHVVKSSFLAGGKGINVSNVLKNFQMESIAFGFLGGFTGDYIKSYLNLMKIKHNFVNISDNTRINIKMMSYGKETEINGNSPVILEKDFGSLIVKLKELDVGILVMSGSIPSSLGCRAYNEIVENLSSNLRVVVDTSGPALQEIIKIKPFLIKPNINELKELLGINLTSDKDLINVGHKLVERGVQNIIISMGDDGAIFINNQNVYIANVPKIDSLSTIGAGDSVVAGFVYAYQKGHSFGDSFKFAVASGTATAFKGQLCNLDDVKGILSKINLEKVFLD; encoded by the coding sequence TTGATATATACTCTTACGCTTAATCCTGCTATTGATTATAAGATAGTTGTGGAAGGGTTTCAGCAGGAGCATCTTAATCATGTTGTTAAGAGTAGTTTTCTTGCTGGAGGGAAGGGAATAAATGTAAGTAATGTGCTTAAAAATTTTCAAATGGAGAGTATTGCTTTTGGATTTTTGGGTGGTTTTACGGGTGATTATATAAAGAGCTATCTTAATTTAATGAAAATAAAGCATAATTTCGTTAATATATCTGATAATACTAGAATTAATATTAAAATGATGTCATATGGAAAAGAAACAGAAATTAATGGTAATTCACCTGTGATTCTTGAGAAAGATTTTGGATCTTTGATTGTGAAGTTGAAAGAGTTGGATGTGGGTATTTTAGTTATGTCTGGGAGTATTCCAAGTTCACTTGGATGTCGAGCTTATAATGAGATAGTTGAGAATTTGTCAAGTAATTTGAGGGTTGTTGTTGATACTAGTGGTCCTGCATTACAAGAAATTATAAAAATTAAGCCTTTTTTGATAAAGCCAAATATTAATGAACTTAAAGAACTTTTGGGTATAAATTTGACTTCTGATAAAGATTTAATTAATGTTGGGCATAAACTTGTAGAAAGGGGTGTTCAAAATATCATAATCTCAATGGGAGATGACGGGGCTATTTTTATAAATAATCAAAATGTTTATATAGCTAATGTTCCTAAAATTGATTCTTTGAGTACTATTGGTGCAGGAGATTCTGTTGTTGCTGGATTTGTATATGCTTATCAAAAGGGACATTCTTTTGGTGATTCTTTTAAGTTTGCAGTTGCATCAGGTACCGCAACAGCATTTAAGGGACAACTTTGCAATTTAGATGATGTTAAGGGTATTTTAAGCAAAATAAACCTTGAAAAGGTTTTTTTAGATTAA
- the recD gene encoding exodeoxyribonuclease V subunit alpha — MRNYLVLREFLKEEQKNYLNPELKIYEIIEILNINVEQYYKSHLLTNKIQNDKYEELTIFLIFIFNYFSKGHLRANINLLIQDIQNTIECALFELEEENQLYQKSTHTLQELTKFTKETQIKEMILHLEKNNIIKNYNQNEKITTPLILENNIYIYTQKNFREEEELIKQIDKRLKNNKTEISDEKIQNIMDHLNIKNLSKEQINAIKKALKSNFFILSGGPGTGKTTTINYILKAIDIHLNCKQKVALVAPTGKASQKLKSSIKESFKNLETQHSTIQKLLKMSFINKDDKYDENNPLEFEIIIIDEASMIDANTFLRLLKALKINTKIIITGDKNQLPSIAGGNVYSSLTKIKEINDDSVEILKQNFRSNDEINLLAKAIYKEDMDLIETQFNNSKNIILKNLNKINIENELLKHTKKLYNNISNFNLNSLNDKEIESIIHTLLSNIILCSKNFGKFGTQKINEIIKLYLKKLYGNLIGQIILITQNDYKNDLFNGERGILFKENSKIYALFKRENEKYKKINFNLINKYELSFATTIHKSQGSEYQNVQIIIENHPFLTKELLYTAITRARESIEIISNKEIIKNVSLKKINRDSKITEYINALK, encoded by the coding sequence ATGAGAAATTATTTAGTCTTAAGAGAATTTCTAAAAGAAGAGCAAAAAAATTACTTAAACCCAGAACTTAAAATTTATGAAATAATTGAAATTTTAAATATAAATGTAGAACAATATTACAAATCACATTTACTCACAAACAAAATACAAAATGACAAATATGAAGAACTTACCATTTTTTTAATATTCATATTTAATTACTTCTCTAAAGGACACTTAAGAGCCAATATTAATCTACTAATACAAGATATTCAAAACACAATTGAGTGTGCATTATTCGAATTAGAAGAAGAAAATCAACTATATCAAAAATCAACACACACACTACAAGAACTTACAAAATTCACAAAAGAAACTCAAATAAAAGAAATGATATTACATTTAGAAAAAAACAATATAATAAAAAATTACAATCAAAATGAAAAAATCACAACTCCTTTAATATTAGAAAATAATATTTACATTTATACGCAAAAAAATTTTAGAGAAGAAGAAGAATTAATAAAACAAATCGACAAAAGACTTAAGAATAATAAAACAGAAATAAGTGATGAGAAAATACAGAATATCATGGATCACTTAAATATTAAAAATTTAAGTAAAGAACAAATAAATGCAATAAAAAAAGCTTTAAAAAGTAATTTTTTTATATTAAGTGGTGGACCAGGCACAGGCAAAACAACAACAATTAATTACATTCTCAAAGCAATTGACATACATTTAAATTGTAAACAAAAAGTAGCTCTTGTAGCACCAACCGGAAAAGCAAGTCAAAAATTGAAATCAAGTATTAAAGAATCATTTAAAAACCTTGAAACACAACATAGCACAATACAAAAACTATTAAAAATGTCATTCATAAATAAAGACGACAAATATGATGAGAATAATCCCTTAGAATTCGAAATAATTATAATCGATGAAGCATCTATGATAGATGCAAATACCTTTTTAAGATTATTAAAAGCATTAAAGATAAATACAAAAATTATAATCACAGGAGATAAAAACCAACTTCCATCAATAGCTGGAGGAAATGTGTATTCCAGCCTTACAAAAATAAAAGAAATAAATGATGATAGTGTAGAAATACTGAAACAAAATTTTAGAAGCAATGATGAAATAAATTTATTAGCTAAAGCAATATATAAAGAAGATATGGACTTAATTGAGACTCAATTTAACAATAGCAAAAACATAATCCTAAAAAACCTCAATAAAATAAATATCGAAAATGAATTACTAAAACACACAAAAAAATTGTACAATAACATTTCCAATTTCAATCTCAACTCATTAAATGACAAAGAAATTGAATCAATAATTCATACACTGCTTAGTAACATAATTTTATGTTCAAAAAATTTTGGAAAATTTGGCACACAAAAAATAAATGAAATAATTAAATTATATTTAAAAAAATTATATGGAAATTTAATTGGACAAATAATTTTAATTACTCAAAATGATTATAAAAATGATCTATTTAATGGAGAGAGGGGAATACTTTTTAAAGAAAATTCTAAAATTTATGCTCTCTTTAAAAGAGAAAATGAAAAATACAAAAAAATAAACTTTAACTTAATAAATAAATATGAACTAAGCTTTGCAACGACCATACATAAAAGCCAAGGCTCTGAATACCAAAACGTACAAATTATAATAGAAAATCACCCTTTCTTAACAAAAGAATTACTCTACACCGCAATAACAAGAGCTAGAGAAAGTATAGAAATAATATCAAACAAAGAGATAATTAAAAATGTCAGTTTAAAAAAAATCAATAGAGATTCCAAAATTACAGAATATATAAACGCGTTAAAATAA